In Mixophyes fleayi isolate aMixFle1 chromosome 4, aMixFle1.hap1, whole genome shotgun sequence, the following proteins share a genomic window:
- the LOC142153234 gene encoding E3 ubiquitin-protein ligase TRIM39-like, giving the protein MASADLRQELDCSICLNIYTDPVTLRCGHNFCRVCIDRVLDTQEGSGVYTCPECRSECQERPALIRNITLCNIVGSFLFTRPDQEETGIFCTYCIHSTVPAAKSCLLCEASLCDNHLRVHSKSAEHVLSDPTTSLGNRKCSVHKELFKYYCTEDAACICVSCCLIGEHRGHQMESLDEASEKKKEKLRNVLQKLTTKREETEKRVQRLQERRREDQKKAASVTETVTAFFRDIRRQLEDLEKRVLSEISRQEESVSLSVSDLIQQLEIKKDELSRKMRHIEELCNMSDPVTVLQEPDTRDLCDTEDRERHDDQVHGVGDLDVGLISEKLQILSDIITCINIGIYVQEATDILLDVNTAGNNILISGDRKTASCSDINQNHPETPERFQLPQVISTRGFSSGRHYWEVDVSKSVIWRVGMCYPSIDRRDQSGIGDNNKSWCLCRRYNNHYSVRHDSKLIRLPDNIPSDRLRIYLDYEAGQMSFYALCDPIRHLHTFTATFTEPLHAALWVVGGCIKISGGVRKWKK; this is encoded by the coding sequence atggcgtctgctgatctgagacaggagctggactgttccatctgcctgaacatttatacagatcctgtaacactgagatgtggacacaacttctgccgggtctgtattgatcgtgtgctggatacacaggaggggtctggagtttatacctgtcctgaatgcagatCAGAGTGTCAGGAGCGTCCTGCACTGATAAGGAACATAACTCTGTGTAACATAGTGGGGAGTTTCCTATTTACTCGGCCAGATCAGGAGGAGACTGGGATCTTCTGCACTTACTGTATTCACTCTActgtacctgctgctaaatcctgtctgttgtgtgaagcttctctgtgtgataatcacctgagagtacacagcaagtcagcagaacacgTCTTATCTGATCCCACCACTTCCCTGGGGAACAGGAAATGCTCCGTCCATAAGGAGCTCTTCAAATATTACTGCACTGAGGatgctgcctgtatctgtgtgtcctgctGTCTGATCGGGGAACACAGAGGACATCAGATGGAGTCACTGGATGAGGcctctgagaagaagaaggagaaactgagaaatgttctgcagaaactgaccacaaagagagaggagactgagaaaagagtccagagactgcaggagcgcaggagagaagaTCAGAAAAAAGCAGCTAGTGTAACAGAGACAGTCACTGCCTTctttagagacatcaggagacagctggaagacctagagaagagagtcctgagtgagatctccaggcaggaagagagcgtttcactctcagtctctgatctgatccagcagctggaaataaagaaggacgagctgtccaggaagatgcgtcacattgaggagctgtgtaacatgtctgatccagtgactgtcttacaggaaccagacacacgtgacttgtgtgatactgaggacagagagagacatgatgaccaggtccatggtgtaggagatctggatgtgggtctcATCTCAGAGAAATTACAGAtattatctgatataataacatgtataaatatagggATCTAtgtgcaggaagctacagacataTTACTAGATGTAAACACAGCTGGTAATAATATACTTATATCAGGTGACAGGAAAACTGCATCCTGTTCAGATATAAACCAGAATCAtccagaaacaccagagagatttcagCTTCCTCAGGTAATAAGCACCAGGGGATTTTCCtcagggcgacattactgggaagtggatgTCAGTAAATCAGTGATCTGGagggtagggatgtgttatcccagtatagacaggagaGATCAGTCAGGCATTGGAGATAATAACAAGTCCTGGTGTTTGTGTAGGAGGTATAATAATCATTATTCAGTGAGACATGACAGTAAATTGATCCGGTTACCTGACAATATTCCCTCTGATAGACtgaggatatatctggattatgaggctggacagaTGTCCTTTTATGCTctgtgtgacccgatcagacacttacacaccttcactgccaccttcactgagccccttcatgctgcattatggGTAGTGGGAGGTTGTATAAAGATATCTGGGGGAGTCAGGAAATGGAAGAAATGA